Proteins encoded within one genomic window of Streptomyces kaniharaensis:
- a CDS encoding sensor histidine kinase, giving the protein MERAARWRSRTAGLSPYVLDTFLAVCSAAVSVWAVYNDDTDWPWWVYLLAVSTALFLPWRRRASLLLLIVGSLPSLVLSVVAHSANPQVPLYAVIGMYTVAERFSDRQRWAVLAVVVVANVIGTHSPNGALFSVLTSVGGFVCGSLVRTQRQLALVQAERAREAGERTASEAARAVAEERARIAREMHDILAHAVSLMVIQAEAGPLVVRSNPDRAVRAFDTIADAGRDAMVQLRRVLGVLKDPEAGRELAPQPGLAELADVAERVRRAGLRVELELADGLGAVPADVEAAAYRIVQEALTNTVKHSGADRVAIRVRRAGEVLEVVVSDNGRGVPLAADRTVSGWSGGRGLVGIRERAAACGGRAEAGPGPAGEGFLVSARLPLGAAGVVERVGG; this is encoded by the coding sequence GTGGAACGTGCGGCGCGCTGGCGGAGCCGGACGGCGGGGCTGAGCCCGTACGTGCTGGACACCTTTCTGGCGGTCTGTTCGGCGGCGGTGTCGGTCTGGGCGGTCTACAACGACGACACGGACTGGCCCTGGTGGGTCTACCTGCTGGCGGTGTCCACCGCGCTGTTCCTGCCCTGGCGGCGCCGGGCCTCGCTGCTCCTCCTGATCGTGGGCAGCCTGCCCTCGCTGGTGCTGTCGGTGGTTGCGCACTCGGCGAACCCGCAGGTGCCGCTGTACGCCGTGATCGGGATGTACACGGTGGCGGAGCGCTTCTCCGACCGGCAGCGCTGGGCGGTGCTGGCAGTGGTGGTGGTCGCCAATGTGATCGGCACCCACTCGCCGAACGGCGCGCTGTTCAGTGTGCTCACCTCGGTCGGCGGCTTCGTCTGCGGCTCGCTGGTGCGCACTCAACGGCAGTTGGCCCTGGTGCAGGCGGAGCGGGCGCGGGAGGCCGGCGAGCGGACGGCCAGCGAGGCGGCGAGGGCGGTCGCCGAGGAGCGGGCCCGGATCGCGCGGGAGATGCACGACATCCTGGCGCACGCCGTGTCGTTGATGGTCATTCAGGCCGAGGCCGGGCCGCTGGTGGTGCGCAGCAACCCGGACCGGGCGGTCCGCGCGTTCGACACGATCGCCGACGCGGGCCGCGACGCGATGGTCCAACTGCGTCGCGTCCTCGGGGTGTTGAAGGATCCCGAGGCGGGCCGGGAACTGGCGCCGCAGCCCGGGCTGGCCGAACTCGCCGACGTGGCCGAGCGGGTGCGCCGGGCCGGCCTGCGGGTGGAGCTCGAACTCGCCGACGGGCTGGGCGCGGTGCCCGCCGACGTGGAGGCGGCGGCGTACCGGATCGTGCAGGAGGCGCTGACCAACACCGTCAAGCACTCCGGTGCCGACCGGGTCGCGATCCGGGTGCGGCGGGCCGGGGAGGTACTGGAGGTCGTGGTCTCCGACAACGGGCGCGGGGTGCCGCTGGCCGCCGACCGTACGGTGAGCGGCTGGTCCGGCGGGCGTGGGCTGGTCGGCATCCGGGAGCGGGCCGCCGCCTGCGGCGGGCGGGCCGAGGCCGGGCCCGGGCCTGCGGGCGAGGGCTTTCTGGTGAGTGCCCGGCTGCCGTTGGGGGCGGCGGGCGTGGTGGAGAGGGTGGGCGGATGA
- a CDS encoding DUF4097 family beta strand repeat-containing protein, giving the protein MKRVLGAMAITGAVLFGMSACLPGGGEDEHRTVSYGVTDTVRELVIEGHTGGIVVTGGGSAVQVTERQNYKGDAPRTTHEVKDGVLKLTYDCGSCGVGYDVQVPAGTKVRVKEETGGVRLVGLAADVDAAVETGGVEASGLTSQQVKLSARNGGVHADFAAAPTKVEANASTGGVRLKVPTGEAYAVDAHAEVGGVEVGIPSQAGAARTITARAETGGVTVTGA; this is encoded by the coding sequence ATGAAGCGGGTGCTGGGCGCGATGGCGATCACGGGGGCTGTGTTGTTCGGGATGTCGGCCTGCCTTCCCGGGGGCGGGGAGGACGAGCACCGGACAGTCAGCTACGGGGTGACGGACACCGTCCGGGAACTGGTGATCGAGGGGCACACGGGCGGGATCGTCGTCACGGGCGGCGGGAGCGCGGTGCAGGTGACCGAGCGGCAGAACTACAAGGGGGACGCGCCGCGCACCACGCACGAGGTGAAGGACGGCGTGCTGAAGCTGACGTACGACTGCGGATCCTGCGGGGTCGGGTACGACGTGCAGGTGCCGGCCGGGACCAAGGTGCGGGTGAAGGAGGAGACCGGAGGGGTGCGGCTGGTCGGGCTGGCCGCCGACGTGGACGCGGCGGTCGAGACCGGTGGCGTCGAGGCGAGCGGGCTGACCTCGCAGCAGGTGAAGCTGAGCGCCCGCAACGGCGGCGTGCACGCCGACTTCGCGGCGGCCCCGACCAAGGTGGAGGCGAACGCCTCGACCGGCGGGGTGCGGCTGAAGGTGCCGACCGGGGAGGCGTACGCGGTGGACGCGCACGCGGAGGTCGGCGGCGTGGAGGTCGGCATCCCGTCGCAGGCGGGTGCGGCCCGCACCATCACCGCGCGGGCCGAGACCGGCGGTGTGACGGTCACCGGTGCGTGA
- a CDS encoding DNA-directed RNA polymerase subunit beta', producing MLDVNFFDELRIGLATADDIRQWSHGEVKKPETINYRTLKPEKDGLFCEKIFGPTRDWECYCGKYKRVRFKGIICERCGVEVTRAKVRRERMGHIELAAPVTHIWYFKGVPSRLGYLLDLAPKDLEKVIYFAAYMITWVDDERRQRDLPSLEAHVSVERQQIENRRDADLEARAKKAETDLAELEAEGAKADVRRKVRESAEREMKQLRDRAQRELDRLDEVWARFKNLKVQDLEGDELLYRELRDRFGTYFSGSMGAAALKDRLETFDLAEESERLREIIRTGKGQKKTRALKRLKVVSAFLQTTNKPNGMVLDCVPVIPPDLRPMVQLDGGRFATSDLNDLYRRVINRNNRLKRLLDLGAPEIIVNNEKRMLQEAVDALFDNGRRGRPVTGPGNRPLKSLSDMLKGKQGRFRQNLLGKRVDYSARSVIVVGPQLKLHQCGLPKAMALELFKPFVMKRLVDLNHAQNIKSAKRMVERARPVVWDVLEEVIAEHPVLLNRAPTLHRLGIQAFEPQLVEGKAIQIHPLVCTAFNADFDGDQMAVHLPLSAEAQAEARILMLSSNNILKPADGRPVTMPTQDMVLGLFFLTSDREDVKGAGRTFSSTAEAIMAFDARELDVQAPIQLRLGAGTVPPRGWTAPLDEDGQPTWFDGEPFRLNTTLGRALFNELLPEDYPFVDYEVGKKQLSAIVNDLAERYPKVVVAATLDNLKAAGFHWSTRSGVTVSISDVIVPPSKPQILEGFEAKAEKVQKQYERGLITNDERKQELVGIWTQATNEVADAMAANFPKTNPIFMMVDSGARGNMMQMRQIAGMRGLVSNAKNETIPRPIKASFREGLTVLEYFISTHGARKGLADTALRTADSGYLTRRLVDVSQDVIIREEDCGTERGLKLAIGSVGADGVLRKADDVETSVYARMLAEDITVDGKLLATANTDLGDVLIDELIRHGVSEVKTRSILTCESAVGTCAMCYGRSLATGKLVDIGEAVGIIAAQSIGEPGTQLTMRTFHTGGVAGDDITQGLPRVVELFEARTPKGVAPISEATGRARIEDTEKTRKIVITPDDGSDEIAYPVSKRVKLLVSEGEAVEVGQKLTMGATNPHDVLRIMGQRAVQVHLVAEVQKVYNSQGVSIHDKHIEIIIRQMLRRVTIIESGDAELLPGELVERGRFEQENRRVVSEGGHPASGRPQLMGITKASLATESWLSAASFQETTRVLTDAAIHAKSDPLLGLKENVILGKLIPAGTGLPRYRNIRVEPTEEAKAAMYSAVGYDDYDLSPFGAGSGQAVPLDDYDYGPYTG from the coding sequence GTGCTTGACGTCAACTTCTTCGACGAGCTCCGCATCGGCCTGGCCACCGCCGACGACATCCGCCAGTGGTCGCACGGCGAGGTCAAGAAGCCGGAGACCATCAACTACCGCACCCTGAAGCCCGAAAAGGACGGCCTCTTCTGCGAGAAGATCTTCGGCCCCACCCGGGACTGGGAGTGCTACTGCGGTAAGTACAAGCGCGTCCGCTTCAAGGGCATCATCTGCGAGCGCTGCGGCGTCGAGGTGACCCGCGCCAAGGTGCGCCGTGAGCGGATGGGCCACATCGAGCTGGCCGCCCCGGTCACCCACATCTGGTACTTCAAGGGTGTGCCGTCCCGCCTCGGCTACCTGCTCGACCTGGCGCCGAAGGACCTCGAGAAGGTCATCTACTTCGCCGCCTACATGATCACCTGGGTCGACGACGAGCGCCGCCAGCGCGACCTGCCGTCCCTGGAGGCGCACGTCTCGGTCGAGCGCCAGCAGATCGAGAACCGTCGCGACGCCGACCTCGAGGCCCGCGCCAAGAAGGCCGAGACCGACCTGGCCGAGCTGGAGGCCGAGGGCGCCAAGGCCGACGTGCGCCGCAAGGTGCGCGAGAGCGCCGAGCGCGAGATGAAGCAGCTGCGCGACCGCGCGCAGCGCGAGCTCGACCGCCTCGACGAGGTGTGGGCCCGCTTCAAGAACCTCAAGGTCCAGGACCTCGAGGGCGACGAGCTGCTCTACCGCGAGCTGCGCGACCGCTTCGGCACCTACTTCTCCGGCTCGATGGGCGCGGCGGCCCTCAAGGACCGCCTCGAGACCTTCGACCTGGCGGAGGAGTCCGAGCGCCTGCGCGAGATCATCCGCACCGGCAAGGGCCAGAAGAAGACCCGTGCGCTCAAGCGCCTCAAGGTCGTCTCCGCGTTCCTGCAGACCACCAACAAGCCCAACGGCATGGTGCTGGACTGCGTCCCGGTCATCCCGCCGGACCTGCGTCCGATGGTGCAGCTGGACGGTGGCCGCTTCGCGACCTCCGACCTGAACGACCTGTACCGCCGCGTCATCAACCGCAACAACCGCCTGAAGCGCCTGCTCGACCTCGGTGCCCCCGAGATCATCGTGAACAACGAGAAGCGCATGCTCCAGGAGGCCGTCGACGCGCTGTTCGACAACGGCCGCCGCGGCCGTCCGGTCACCGGCCCGGGCAACCGCCCGCTGAAGTCCCTCAGCGACATGCTGAAGGGCAAGCAGGGTCGTTTCCGTCAGAACCTGCTCGGCAAGCGAGTCGACTACTCGGCCCGTTCGGTCATCGTCGTCGGCCCGCAGCTCAAGCTGCACCAGTGCGGTCTGCCGAAGGCCATGGCGCTGGAGCTCTTCAAGCCGTTCGTGATGAAGCGCCTGGTCGACCTGAACCACGCGCAGAACATCAAGTCGGCCAAGCGCATGGTCGAGCGTGCCCGCCCGGTCGTGTGGGACGTGCTCGAAGAGGTCATCGCCGAGCACCCGGTCCTGCTGAACCGTGCGCCCACCCTGCACCGCCTCGGCATCCAGGCCTTCGAGCCGCAGCTGGTCGAGGGCAAGGCCATCCAGATCCACCCGCTCGTCTGCACCGCGTTCAACGCGGACTTCGACGGTGACCAGATGGCCGTCCACCTGCCGCTCTCCGCGGAGGCGCAGGCCGAGGCCCGCATCCTGATGCTGTCCTCGAACAACATCCTGAAGCCGGCCGACGGCCGCCCCGTCACCATGCCGACCCAGGACATGGTGCTCGGTCTGTTCTTCCTGACCTCGGACCGCGAGGACGTGAAGGGCGCCGGCCGCACCTTCTCGTCGACCGCCGAAGCGATCATGGCCTTCGACGCCCGCGAGCTGGACGTCCAGGCCCCGATCCAGCTGCGTCTCGGCGCCGGCACCGTCCCGCCGCGCGGCTGGACCGCCCCGCTGGACGAGGACGGCCAGCCGACCTGGTTCGACGGCGAGCCGTTCCGCCTGAACACCACCCTGGGCCGCGCGCTCTTCAACGAGCTGCTGCCCGAGGACTACCCGTTCGTCGACTACGAGGTGGGCAAGAAGCAGCTCTCCGCGATCGTCAACGACCTGGCGGAGCGCTACCCGAAGGTCGTCGTCGCGGCGACCCTGGACAACCTGAAGGCGGCCGGCTTCCACTGGTCGACCCGTTCGGGTGTCACCGTCTCGATCTCGGACGTCATCGTCCCGCCGAGCAAGCCCCAGATCCTTGAGGGCTTCGAGGCGAAGGCGGAGAAGGTCCAGAAGCAGTACGAGCGCGGTCTGATCACCAACGACGAGCGCAAGCAGGAGCTCGTCGGCATCTGGACCCAGGCGACCAACGAGGTCGCGGACGCCATGGCCGCGAACTTCCCGAAGACGAACCCCATCTTCATGATGGTCGACTCGGGTGCTCGTGGAAACATGATGCAGATGCGCCAGATCGCCGGTATGCGTGGTCTGGTGTCGAACGCCAAGAACGAGACCATCCCGCGGCCCATCAAGGCGTCGTTCCGTGAGGGTCTCACCGTGCTGGAGTACTTCATCTCCACCCACGGTGCCCGTAAGGGTCTGGCCGACACCGCCCTCCGTACCGCCGACTCCGGCTACCTCACCCGTCGTCTGGTCGACGTCTCCCAGGACGTCATCATTCGCGAGGAGGACTGCGGCACCGAGCGCGGCCTGAAGCTGGCCATCGGTTCCGTGGGCGCCGACGGCGTGCTGCGCAAGGCCGACGACGTCGAGACCAGCGTGTACGCCCGCATGCTCGCCGAGGACATCACGGTGGACGGCAAGCTCCTTGCCACCGCCAACACCGACCTCGGTGACGTGCTGATCGACGAGCTGATCCGCCACGGCGTGTCCGAGGTCAAGACCCGCTCGATCCTGACCTGTGAGTCGGCCGTCGGCACCTGCGCCATGTGCTACGGGCGCTCGCTGGCCACCGGCAAGCTGGTCGACATCGGTGAGGCGGTCGGCATCATCGCCGCCCAGTCCATCGGTGAGCCCGGTACCCAGCTGACGATGCGTACCTTCCACACCGGTGGTGTGGCCGGTGACGACATCACCCAGGGTCTGCCGCGTGTCGTCGAGCTCTTCGAGGCCCGTACCCCCAAGGGTGTGGCCCCGATCTCGGAGGCCACCGGCCGGGCGCGGATCGAGGACACCGAGAAGACCCGCAAGATCGTCATCACCCCGGACGACGGCAGCGACGAGATCGCCTACCCCGTCTCCAAGCGTGTGAAGCTGCTCGTCAGCGAGGGCGAGGCGGTCGAGGTCGGCCAGAAGCTGACCATGGGTGCCACCAACCCGCACGACGTGCTGCGGATCATGGGCCAGCGTGCCGTCCAGGTCCACCTGGTCGCCGAGGTCCAGAAGGTCTACAACTCGCAGGGTGTGTCGATCCACGACAAGCACATCGAGATCATCATCCGGCAGATGCTCCGCCGCGTGACGATCATCGAGTCGGGCGACGCCGAGCTGCTCCCGGGCGAGCTCGTCGAGCGCGGCCGCTTCGAGCAGGAGAACCGTCGTGTGGTCTCCGAGGGCGGTCACCCCGCCTCCGGCCGTCCGCAGCTGATGGGTATCACCAAGGCCTCGCTGGCCACCGAGTCCTGGCTGTCGGCCGCCTCCTTCCAGGAGACGACCCGGGTGCTCACCGACGCGGCGATCCACGCCAAGTCGGACCCGCTGCTGGGCCTCAAGGAGAACGTCATCCTCGGTAAGCTCATCCCGGCCGGTACGGGTCTGCCCCGCTACCGCAACATCCGGGTCGAGCCGACCGAGGAGGCCAAGGCCGCCATGTACTCGGCCGTCGGCTACGACGACTACGACCTGTCGCCCTTCGGCGCCGGCTCCGGCCAGGCGGTTCCGCTGGACGACTACGACTACGGCCCGTACACAGGCTGA
- the rpoB gene encoding DNA-directed RNA polymerase subunit beta: MAAPRNASNNSAASTAPLRVSFAKIKEPLEVPNLLALQTESFDWLLGNAAWKSRVEQALESGQDVPTKSGLEEIFEEISPIEDFSGSMSLTFRDHRFEPPKNSIDECKDRDFTYAAPLFVTAEFTNNETGEIKSQTVFMGDFPLMTHKGTFVINGTERVVVSQLVRSPGVYFDSTLDKVSDKDIYSCKVIPSRGAWLEMEIDKRDMVGVRIDRKRKQSVTVLLKALGWTNEMILEEFGEYESMRNTLEKDHTQGQDDALLDIYRKLRPGEPPTREAAQTLLENLYFNPKRYDLAKVGRYKVNRKLGNAESLDSGVLTEPDIIGAIKYLVKLHAGETEWNDETGRDIVVEVDDIDHFGNRRLRNVGELIQNQVRTGLARMERVVRERMTTQDVEAITPQTLINIRPVVASIKEFFGTSQLSQFMDQTNPLSGLTHKRRLSALGPGGLSRERAGFEVRDVHPSHYGRMCPIETPEGPNIGLIGSLASYGRVNAFGFIETPYRKVVDGVVTEQVDYLTADEEDRYVIAQANAPLTADLRFAEPRVLVRRRGGEIDYIPGTEIDYMDVSPRQMVSVATAMIPFLEHDDANRALMGSNMMRQAVPLLKSEAPLVGTGMEYRCAVDAADVITAEKAGVVQEVSADYVTVANDDGTYTTYRAAKFTRSNQGTAFNQKVLVDEGARVETGQVLADGPCTDEGEMALGKNLLVAFMSWEGHNYEDAIILSQRLVQDDVLSSIHIEEHEVDARDTKLGPEEITRDIPNVSEEVLADLDERGIIRIGADVVTGDILVGKVTPKGETELTPEERLLRAIFGEKAREVRDTSLKVPHGESGKVIGVRVFDREEGDELPPGVNQLVRVYVAQKRKITNGDKLAGRHGNKGVISKILPVEDMPFLEDGTPVDIILNPLGVPSRMNPGQVLEIHLGWLAKQGWDVSGLADEWAQRLQAIGADTVQGGTNLATPVFDGAREDEITGLLDNTTLTRDGERLVNSTGKARLFDGRSGEPFPMPVSVGYMYILKLHHLVDDKLHARSTGPYSMITQQPLGGKAQFGGQRFGEMEVWALEAYGAAYALQELLTIKSDDVLGRVKVYEAIVKGENIPEPGIPESFKVLIKEMQSLCLNVEVLSSDGQSIEMRDSDEDVFRAAEELGIDLSRREPSSVEEV, encoded by the coding sequence TTGGCCGCGCCGCGCAACGCCTCGAACAATTCCGCCGCATCCACCGCCCCGCTCCGCGTCTCGTTCGCGAAGATCAAGGAGCCCCTTGAGGTCCCGAACCTCCTGGCCCTGCAGACCGAGAGCTTTGACTGGCTGCTCGGCAACGCGGCCTGGAAGTCCCGGGTCGAGCAGGCGCTGGAGAGTGGTCAGGACGTCCCCACCAAGTCCGGTCTGGAGGAGATCTTCGAGGAGATCTCCCCGATCGAGGACTTCAGCGGGTCGATGTCCCTGACCTTCCGCGACCACCGTTTCGAGCCGCCGAAGAACTCCATTGACGAGTGCAAGGACCGCGACTTCACGTACGCGGCTCCGCTCTTCGTCACGGCCGAGTTCACCAACAACGAGACCGGTGAGATCAAGTCTCAGACGGTCTTCATGGGCGACTTCCCGCTCATGACCCACAAGGGCACGTTCGTGATCAACGGCACCGAGCGTGTCGTCGTGTCGCAGCTGGTCCGCTCCCCGGGTGTGTACTTCGACTCCACCCTGGACAAGGTGTCCGACAAGGACATCTACTCCTGCAAGGTCATCCCCTCGCGTGGTGCCTGGCTGGAGATGGAGATCGACAAGCGCGACATGGTCGGCGTTCGCATCGACCGCAAGCGCAAGCAGTCCGTCACCGTGCTGCTCAAGGCGCTCGGCTGGACCAACGAGATGATTCTCGAGGAGTTCGGCGAGTACGAGTCCATGCGCAACACCCTGGAGAAGGACCACACCCAGGGCCAGGACGACGCGCTGCTGGACATCTACCGCAAGCTGCGCCCGGGCGAGCCGCCGACGCGCGAGGCCGCGCAGACGCTGTTGGAGAACCTGTACTTCAACCCGAAGCGCTACGACCTCGCCAAGGTGGGCCGCTACAAGGTCAACCGCAAGCTGGGCAACGCCGAGTCGCTGGACTCCGGCGTGCTCACCGAGCCCGACATCATCGGTGCGATCAAGTACCTGGTGAAGCTGCACGCCGGTGAGACCGAGTGGAACGACGAGACCGGCCGCGACATCGTGGTCGAGGTCGACGACATCGACCACTTCGGCAACCGCCGCCTGCGCAACGTCGGCGAGCTCATCCAGAACCAGGTCCGTACGGGTCTCGCCCGCATGGAGCGCGTCGTGCGCGAGCGCATGACCACCCAGGACGTCGAGGCGATCACGCCGCAGACCCTGATCAACATCCGGCCGGTCGTCGCCTCCATCAAGGAGTTCTTCGGCACCAGCCAGCTGTCGCAGTTCATGGACCAGACGAACCCGCTGTCGGGCCTGACCCACAAGCGCCGTCTGTCCGCCCTCGGTCCCGGTGGTCTCTCCCGTGAGCGCGCCGGCTTCGAGGTCCGTGACGTGCACCCCTCGCACTACGGCCGCATGTGTCCGATCGAGACCCCGGAAGGCCCGAACATCGGTCTGATCGGGTCGCTGGCCTCGTACGGCCGGGTCAACGCCTTCGGCTTCATCGAGACCCCGTACCGCAAGGTCGTCGACGGTGTCGTCACCGAGCAGGTGGACTACCTCACCGCCGACGAGGAGGACCGCTACGTCATCGCCCAGGCGAACGCGCCGCTGACCGCGGACCTGCGCTTCGCCGAGCCGCGTGTCCTGGTCCGCCGCCGTGGTGGCGAGATCGACTACATCCCCGGCACCGAGATCGACTACATGGACGTCTCGCCGCGCCAGATGGTGTCGGTCGCGACCGCCATGATCCCGTTCCTCGAGCACGACGACGCCAACCGCGCGCTCATGGGCTCGAACATGATGCGCCAGGCGGTGCCGCTGCTGAAGAGCGAGGCTCCGCTGGTCGGTACCGGCATGGAGTACCGCTGCGCCGTCGACGCCGCCGACGTCATCACCGCCGAGAAGGCCGGTGTCGTCCAGGAGGTCTCGGCCGACTACGTCACCGTGGCCAACGACGACGGCACCTACACCACGTACCGCGCCGCCAAGTTCACCCGCTCGAACCAGGGCACCGCCTTCAACCAGAAGGTGCTCGTGGACGAGGGCGCCCGGGTCGAGACCGGCCAGGTCCTGGCCGACGGCCCGTGCACCGACGAGGGCGAGATGGCCCTCGGCAAGAACCTGCTCGTGGCGTTCATGTCGTGGGAGGGTCACAACTACGAGGACGCGATCATCCTGTCGCAGCGCCTCGTGCAGGACGACGTCCTCTCCTCGATCCACATCGAGGAGCACGAGGTCGACGCCCGTGACACCAAGCTCGGCCCCGAGGAGATCACCCGGGACATCCCGAACGTCTCCGAGGAGGTCCTCGCCGACCTCGACGAGCGCGGCATCATCCGCATCGGTGCCGACGTCGTCACCGGCGACATCCTGGTCGGCAAGGTCACCCCGAAGGGTGAGACCGAGCTGACCCCGGAGGAGCGCCTGCTCCGCGCGATCTTCGGTGAGAAGGCCCGTGAGGTCCGCGACACCTCGCTGAAGGTCCCGCACGGTGAGTCCGGCAAGGTCATCGGCGTCCGCGTCTTCGACCGCGAAGAGGGCGACGAGCTCCCGCCGGGCGTCAACCAGCTGGTCCGCGTCTACGTGGCCCAGAAGCGCAAGATCACCAACGGTGACAAGCTCGCCGGCCGTCACGGCAACAAGGGCGTCATCTCCAAGATCCTGCCGGTCGAGGACATGCCGTTCCTGGAGGACGGCACCCCGGTCGACATCATCCTCAACCCGCTGGGCGTCCCGTCCCGAATGAACCCCGGGCAGGTCCTGGAGATCCACCTCGGGTGGCTCGCCAAGCAGGGCTGGGACGTCTCCGGCCTCGCCGACGAGTGGGCCCAGCGCCTGCAGGCGATCGGCGCCGACACGGTCCAGGGCGGCACCAACCTCGCCACCCCGGTCTTCGACGGCGCCCGCGAGGACGAGATCACCGGCCTGCTGGACAACACCACCCTCACCCGTGACGGCGAGCGCCTGGTGAACTCCACCGGCAAGGCCCGGCTGTTCGACGGCCGTTCCGGCGAGCCGTTCCCGATGCCGGTCTCGGTCGGCTACATGTACATCCTCAAGCTGCACCACCTGGTCGACGACAAGCTGCACGCCCGCTCGACCGGCCCGTACTCGATGATCACCCAGCAGCCGCTCGGTGGTAAGGCGCAGTTCGGTGGTCAGCGCTTCGGTGAGATGGAGGTGTGGGCCCTTGAGGCGTACGGCGCGGCCTACGCGCTGCAGGAGCTGCTCACCATCAAGTCCGACGACGTCCTCGGCCGCGTGAAGGTCTACGAGGCCATCGTCAAGGGCGAGAACATCCCCGAGCCCGGCATTCCCGAGTCCTTCAAGGTGCTCATCAAGGAAATGCAGTCGCTCTGCCTCAACGTGGAGGTGCTGTCCTCGGACGGCCAGTCCATCGAGATGCGGGACTCCGACGAGGACGTGTTCCGCGCTGCCGAGGAGCTCGGCATCGACCTGTCCCGGCGCGAGCCGAGCAGCGTCGAAGAGGTCTGA
- the rplL gene encoding 50S ribosomal protein L7/L12 — protein MAKLTQDELLAQFEEMTLIELAEFVKAFEDKFDVTAAAPVAVAGVAAQGAPVEAAEEQDEFDVILEAAGDKKIQVIKEVRTLTSLGLKEAKDLVDTAGAKVLEKVAKDVAEKAKAALEGAGAKVTVK, from the coding sequence ATGGCGAAGCTGACCCAGGACGAGCTGCTCGCGCAGTTCGAGGAGATGACCCTCATCGAGCTCGCCGAGTTCGTGAAGGCCTTCGAGGACAAGTTCGACGTCACCGCCGCCGCCCCGGTTGCCGTGGCCGGCGTTGCCGCCCAGGGCGCCCCGGTCGAGGCCGCTGAGGAGCAGGACGAGTTCGACGTCATCCTCGAGGCCGCTGGCGACAAGAAGATCCAGGTCATCAAGGAGGTCCGCACCCTGACCTCCCTCGGCCTGAAGGAGGCCAAGGACCTGGTGGACACCGCCGGTGCCAAGGTTCTCGAGAAGGTCGCCAAGGACGTTGCCGAGAAGGCCAAGGCTGCCCTCGAGGGCGCCGGCGCCAAGGTCACCGTCAAGTGA
- the rplJ gene encoding 50S ribosomal protein L10, whose protein sequence is MARPDKAAAVAEITDMFRGSNAAVLTEYRGLTVKQVKTLRRSLGENAQYAVVKNTLTKIAANEAGITSLDDLFNGPTAVAFVTGDPVESAKALRDFAKENPALVIKGGVLDGKALSADEIKKLADLESREVLLAKLAGALKAKQSQAAAVFQALPSKLVRTVEALREKAEQGGAGTPAPAAEDAAAE, encoded by the coding sequence ATGGCTAGGCCCGACAAGGCTGCCGCCGTCGCCGAGATCACGGACATGTTCCGTGGCTCGAACGCGGCCGTGCTGACCGAGTACCGCGGTCTGACGGTGAAGCAGGTCAAGACCCTGCGTCGCTCGCTGGGTGAGAACGCCCAGTACGCCGTGGTGAAGAACACGCTGACCAAGATCGCGGCCAACGAGGCCGGGATCACGTCGCTCGACGACCTGTTCAACGGTCCGACGGCTGTCGCCTTCGTCACCGGTGACCCGGTGGAGTCGGCGAAGGCTCTGCGTGACTTCGCCAAGGAGAACCCCGCTCTCGTCATCAAGGGCGGTGTCCTTGATGGCAAGGCGCTGTCCGCCGACGAGATCAAGAAGCTCGCGGACCTCGAGTCCCGCGAGGTGCTGCTCGCCAAGCTGGCGGGTGCCCTGAAGGCCAAGCAGTCCCAGGCTGCCGCCGTCTTCCAGGCCCTGCCCTCGAAGCTCGTCCGCACGGTCGAGGCCCTTCGGGAGAAGGCCGAGCAGGGCGGTGCCGGTACTCCGGCTCCCGCCGCCGAGGACGCTGCCGCCGAGTAA
- the rplA gene encoding 50S ribosomal protein L1 has translation MKRSKALKAADAQVDRERLYAPLEAIRLAKATSTTKFDGTVEVAMRLGVDPRKADQMVRSTVILPHGTGKTARVLVFATGERAEAARAAGADIVGSDELIDEVAKGRLDFDAVVATPDLMGKVGRLGRVLGPRGLMPNPKTGTVTPDVAKAVNDIKGGKIEFRVDKHSNLHFIIGKASFTDEQLVENYAAALDEVLRAKPSAAKGRYIKKTAITTTMGPGVPVDPNRTRNLLVEEDPAAV, from the coding sequence GTGAAGCGCAGCAAGGCTCTGAAGGCCGCGGACGCTCAGGTCGACCGCGAGCGCCTTTACGCCCCCCTCGAGGCCATCCGCCTCGCCAAGGCGACCAGCACCACCAAGTTCGACGGCACCGTCGAGGTCGCCATGCGTCTGGGTGTCGACCCGCGCAAGGCCGACCAGATGGTCCGCAGCACCGTGATCCTCCCGCACGGCACCGGTAAGACCGCTCGGGTCCTGGTCTTCGCGACCGGCGAGCGTGCCGAGGCCGCGCGTGCTGCGGGCGCCGACATCGTCGGCTCCGACGAGCTCATCGACGAGGTCGCCAAGGGCCGCCTCGACTTCGACGCCGTCGTCGCCACCCCGGACCTCATGGGCAAGGTCGGCCGCCTCGGCCGCGTGCTCGGCCCCCGTGGTCTGATGCCGAACCCGAAGACCGGCACCGTGACCCCGGACGTCGCCAAGGCTGTCAACGACATCAAGGGCGGCAAGATCGAGTTCCGCGTCGACAAGCACTCGAACCTGCACTTCATCATCGGTAAGGCCTCCTTCACCGACGAGCAGCTGGTCGAGAACTACGCCGCCGCGCTGGACGAGGTGCTCCGCGCCAAGCCGTCCGCCGCGAAGGGTCGCTACATCAAGAAGACGGCGATCACCACCACCATGGGCCCCGGCGTCCCGGTGGACCCGAACCGCACCCGCAACCTCCTCGTCGAGGAGGACCCGGCCGCGGTCTGA